In the Solanum pennellii chromosome 5, SPENNV200 genome, one interval contains:
- the LOC107019547 gene encoding uncharacterized protein LOC107019547 — protein sequence MAASPNRKEGQSSTRPPRLNGHFYSWWKVKIHDFLMAEDSELWDIVLNGPFIPMIEEKDGEKTRLVPKPRQKYDEADRKNIEKGYKVKTLLVCGIGPDEFNRVSACESAKEIWDCLKITHEGTEQSLAAWGDSSSDSEDPDEPNDVSMVVVHEEETIFNEMFAFMAYLENEEEEDKRTLAKVMIDSVIELTYERDIMNAELDSLTENKDKIEEKMLKMEDKMASLESDKTELKNQLYQINEEAEKQNGRSNGLQVAIKEKLKTSKTYHGLALEKSNNLEKDIVKLKEELEKYLKWTKSSKLLSSVTNQSNFSKKGLGSFNITPPFNPHSKYVFVSDNLLCLHCGKNGHLKEECIAWRKSHERLSKYTEKQRVSERSSSQCWYMDSGCSILVILLSVSQISDKGNEVKFTSEKCTVANLTTKKVILIAFRSKNMYVANLETSNGDDLTCLSAQNENVDLWPRRLGHVSSSLLMNKLISKDMVLGLPKLKFCENKIYEACVKEKQISSSFKSKKQVTSSRVLELLHMDLCGPLKVQCRNGKIYIMVIDDDYSRFDHGTEFENSKLDQFFMENGISHNFSAPRTPQQNGVVERKNRTLVNIARTMIIESNLPQGFRAEAVNTACHVTNRCLIRSLLNKTPYELLNHRKPMLSYLRAFGCKCFVLNNGKDDLGKFDPRNDEGVLKSDASNDEDELIKRFNSQKIEGSEAGANDQLRNDNDNENHSLSEKTDEGEKCDEGPSTTQNSSQNISNSPEMMSSLKKKNMLIS from the exons ATGGCTGCTTCACCTAATCGAAAAGAAGGTCAGTCTTCAACTAGACCACCTCGTTTAAACGGACACTTCTATAGTTGGTGGAAAGTAAAAATCCATGATTTTCTTATGGCTGAAGATAGTGAGCTATGGGACATTGTCTTAAATGGACCATTTATTCCGATGATTGAAGAGAAAGATGGAGAAAAAACTAGGCTTGTTCCAAAGCCTagacaaaaatatgatgaagcgGATAGGAAGAATATCGAAAAAGGTTACAAGGTAAAGACACTTCTTGTCTGTGGGATAGGGCCAGATGAGTTCAATCGTGTCTCAGCGTGTGAGTCTGCAAAAGAGATCTGGGATTGCTTAAAAATAACTCATGAGGGAACTGAACAA TCTCTTGCTGCATGGGGAGACTCTTCAAGTGACTCAGAAGATCCTGATGAACCAAATGATGTGTCAATGGTGGTGGTTCATGAAGAGGAAACCATATTCAATGAGATGTTTGCTTTCATGGCTTAtttagaaaatgaagaagaggagGACAAG AGAACATTAGCAAAGGTTATGATTGATTCAGTAATTGAGTTAACCTATGAAAGAGACATTATGAATGCTGAGCTTGACAGTTTAACtgaaaacaaagataaaatagaagaaaaaatgttgaaaatggaAGATAAAATGGCTTCTCTGGAATCTGACAAGACTGAACTTAAAAACCAGTTGTATCAGATAAATGAAGAAGCTGAAAAACAAAATGGAAGGTCAAATGGTTTACAAGTTGcaattaaagaaaaactaaaaaccTCTAAGACATATCACGGGTTGGCTTTGGAGAAGAGCAACAACTTAGAAAAGGATATTGTCAAACTTAaggaagaacttgaaaaatatCTTAAGTGGACAAAATCTTCTAAGTTGTTGTCTAGTGTAACAAATCAGAGTAATTTCAGTAAGAAGGGTCTAGGAAGTTTTAATATCACTCCTCCCTTTAATCCTCACAGCAAGTATGTCTTTGTGTCTGACAATTTGCTTTGTCTTCACTGTGGTAAAAATGGGCATTTAAAAGAAGAGTGTATTGCCTGGAGAAAGTCTCATGAAAGACTTTCTAAGTATACAGAGAAGCAAAGA gtgagtgagaggagcagcagtcaatgttggtatatggaCAGCGGATGCTCTATTTTGGTGAT TCTTTTGAGTGTATCTCAAATTTCTGACAAAGGAAATGAAGTGAAGTTTACTTCTGAAAAGTGCACTGTGGCTAATCTAACCACAAAGAAAGTGATTCTTATTGCCTTTAGAAGTAAAAACATGTATGTGGCTAACTTAGAAACGTCTAATGGAGATGATCTGACATGTCTTAGTgctcaaaatgaaaatgttgaTTTGTGGCCTCGAAGACTAGGGCATGTGAgctcatctttattgatgaataaaCTGATTTCTAAGGACATGGTCCTAGGTTTGCCAAAGTTAAAGTTTTGTGAAAACAAAATCTATGAAGCGTGTgtcaaagaaaaacaaatcagTTCATCCTTCAAGTCAAAGAAACAAGTAACATCATCAAGAGTACTGGAGCTGTTACACATGGATTTATGTGGACCTTTGAAAGTTCAATGTAGAAATGGAAAGATATACATTATGGTGATAGATGATGATTACTCAAG ATTTGATCATGGAACTGAGTTTGAAAACTCAAAACTTGATCAATTCTTCATGGAGAATGGTATTAGTCATAATTTTTCTGCTCCAAGaactccacaacaaaatggagtagtggaaagaaaaaacagaaccTTGGTAAACATTGCTAGGACCATGATTATTgagtcaaatcttcctcaaGGTTTCCGGGCTGAAGCTGTCAACACAGCATGTCATGTTACTAACAGGTGTCTGATAAGGTCTTTATTGAATAAGACTCCCTATGAGTTGCTCAACCACAGAAAACCTATGTTGAGTTATCTTAGGGCTTTTGGTTGCAAGTGTTTTGTGCTGAACAATGGAAAAGATgatctgggaaaatttgatcctagAAATGATGAAGGAGT TTTGAAAAGTGATgcatcaaatgatgaagatgagtTGATTAAGAGGTTTAATTCACAGAAAATTGAAGGAAGTGAAGCTGGTGCAAATGATCAGTTGAGGAATGACAATGATAATGAAAATCATAGTCTATCTGAAAAGACTGATGAAGGTGAAAAGTGTGATGAGGGACCTAGTACTACTCAGAACTCCAGTCAGAATATCTCAAACTCTCCAGAAATGATGAGCTCCTTGAAGAAAAAGAACATGCTTATCAGCTGA